The Sphaerochaeta sp. sequence CCTGTTTCTGCTTCTTGGATTGTGCCTGTTGGTGATTCTTCTGATCTACTACCTCTCCTTCCGGGCAAAGCGTGCCGTGTTGATCCCGTTCAGTGTTTCGGTGATCGGCATCATCTGGACGCTTGGCGTAATGCGCCTTTTGGGATACGAAGTGACGATCGTTTCCGTCATCACCCCCTGCATGGTGTTGATCTTGGGCTCTTCCTACTCGATCCATGTGATCAGCGCGTACTATGCCCAGTTCCGCAAGAATCCGGACATGAAGGATCCTGTCGCATTGGTCACCACGTCGATGCGCGGCATCACCCAGACGATCGTCGCGGCATGCCTGACGACGGTGGTGGGGTTCCTCAGCCTGCTGGTCACCCATATCCAGGCGTTCCGAGAGATGGGGCTCTCCGTGGCGCTGGGCATCATCTCCTGCGCCATCCTCTCCTTGACCTATATTCCCGCCTGGCTTTCCACTATTTCCCCACCCCGCCCCCACCAGCTGAAGGTGATCAAAGAAGGGACGCTCTCCAAAGTGGTTGACGGCGTCTCCGGCTTCGTCGTGCGGCGCTGGTACGTCGGTCTGCTCGTCCTGCTCGCCATCTGTCTCTCCTTTGTGGTGGTCCATGACAAGATTCCCGTGGAGACGGACTTCATTTCCTATTTTCCCAAGGATGACCAGTACGTGCAGGACGCCCTGTATTTCTCCACCCAGATGGGGAGCACCGATCCCCATTACATCTCATTGGAAGCGCCAGAAGGGGAAGAACGATACTTCACCCGACCGGAGGTGCTTTCCCAGATCTTCGTCTTCGAGGAGGCGCTCCGCGCATCCGATCCTGATATCGTGCACATCCTCTCCTTCAGCCAGTACGCCGCGTTCTTCAACAAGGCGTATACCGGCAAACGGGAGACACCAACCACTCCCGGCATGATCCTTGCCCTCTCCAAATATCTGGACGTATTGCAGAACCGGTTGGGGGACAATACGGTCAGCATGCTGATGAGCCAGGATGGATCCCGGATGACCATCGCCGTCCGGTACTGGGACAGCAAAAAGCAAACCATGCAGAACTTGGATGCGGCAAAGCGGCTGAAACAGGCCATCGCCAGCCATCAGGTGCTGCTTCCTCCGGAAGTGACCGTCACCGATTGGGGAACAACGGCAAGCAGCCTGAAGCTGGTTTCCCAGATCCTGTATGACCAAAGGCTTTCCACCTTGCTGTCGTTCATGTTGGTGTTCCTGATCGTCTGTTTCCAGTTCCGTTCCCTCACCTACGGTCTGGCCTCGATGATCCCCATCATGGTCGGCGTGATGTGCAGCTACGGCATGATGTACCTGTTCGGCATTCCGTTTGATGTGGTGACGACGATCTTCGGATCGGTGACCGTCGGAACCGGCATTGATGACGCCATCCACTTTCTGGTGCGGCTCAGGGAACATCGCAAGGCCCATTCCGACCAGCCGTTCCCCGTCCAGGTGCAGCACACCATTCTGATCTCCGGCCGACCGATCATCCTGACATCCGTCAGCATCATTCTGGGCATGCTGATGTTCGGATTCGCAAGTTACACACCGATCCGCTATTTTCGGGTTTCTGATGGCGATCGCATTGCTTTCCACGACACTCTCCACCATCTGTATCCTTCCCGGGGTGATGGTGGCGTTCCATCTGTTGGGACGACGATGGAAAAAGGAGACGAAATGAAAGGCTTGTTCTTGTACATCACCGCGGGCAAAGGACACCAGACGCCGGCGGAAGCGCTTCGGGACGCAATGATTTCCCTGGGACACCAGGCCGTCTCGATGGACATGTTCGACCTGATGCAGGCGCCGCGCATCAAGCAGCAGATTGAGCGCAACTGGCGGATGATGCTCCGCCACCCGACCCAGGAACGGCTGGGGGATTCCCTTGCCGACACCAAGTTCAGCGGCAAGTTGATTACCACGACGCTTGGTCTGGTTCCCAAGATGCGGGATCGGGTCATCGCCTACGTCAGGGAGTACCAGCCGGATTTCATTCTGGGCACTCACTTTCTCATCGGTCCGATGATCGCCCCGATCATCCGCAAGTTCTTCCCGGCGATTCCGGTGTACGCCTATGCCCCGGACATCTTCTACTACCCCATCGCCGGCTCAGCCAGCAAGTATCTGGACCGGGTGTTCGTCACCTCCACCATCGGACGGGACTGGTGCTACCATCTGGGCTTTTCCGGCGCCCAGGTCTCCCTTTGTCCGTTTCCGTTGAAAAAGGTCATCGAGGAGACCAAACCGCTCCCCACCAAGGTCGCCCGGGGAAAACTGGGATTGAAGGAGCGGTTCACCATTCTGTTCAACCTTGGGGGGGAAGGCATCGGCAACACCCGCCTGGTACGGGTGCTGGCCAAACGGAACTTCTCCTTCCAGGTGGTCATTTTGGGCACGATGAGCAAGGATACCGGCCAAGCGGTACGCAAAGTTCCGCCAAGTCTATCCTTCATTCCCGTTGTACACCCCGGGCTTCGTCACCAACATGCAGGATTGGCTGTGCGCCTGTGACATCCAGATCGGCAAAGCGGGAGCCAACGCCCAGATGGAGGCGATGTACTACCACAAACCGTTCATCATTACCGAAATGCTGTATCCTGCGGAAAAGACGGCGGATTTCTTCGCCCAACACGAGGTGGGATGGATCGAGAACAACGTGCGCAAGCAGGCCGACCTGTTGGAGCGGTATGCTACGGACACGGCGTTCCGGCGTCATGTGGCCAAGGAAATGCGGAACGTGCCGATCGCCTTTGGAAGCAAGCAGTTCGCCCGTCAGATCATCGGCGACGCCATCAAAGATGCAGGTGATCGTCAAACCGGTCACTGAGAATCTTTTTGAAGAAAGAATTGGGTTGTTTCAGGATCCGTGACCCGCGGGTGATCTTGCACAGCGAGATATGGTATTTCTTGGCGATCTCCCGCTGGGGGGTTCCCTGATACAATTCCTGCAGCAGGTTCCATCGCAGGGCGAAATCCTTCTGCTCCGCCTGCGTGAACAGTTCGTCAAACAGCTTGTACATCTCCTGCTCGTTGGTTGTCTTTGCGAACAGTCGGATCAGATCATCCATTGCGTTTTCCATGGTGGCTCCTTACTTGGATACTACTGACAGAAACTTCTCCCGTCAAGGATAGATCGTCCGGAACTCCTCGCATACCACCCGTTCGTCATCAGTGATGCCGGGGAACGCCTTCCGGTGGGCTTGTCCTCCAGAAGGCCAGACTGCCATCCCCTTCCCCCTCTTTTGCCGCATAGGCGGCATCCACCGCGCCGAACGGCACGACGGTCACCTTCTCATCCACGATGACACACACCGCCTCACCCCTGCTGTCCAGAATGACGGAATGATCGCCCTCCTGGGGGAGCGGGTCATCCGCGCCTTGGTAGTCAGACAGCCTGCTGGTCGTCGCCTGTTTGACGCGTTCCGCCGCCAGATGGGCAAGAAGATCCACTTCTTCCGAGTCCGTTCCATAGAACGCCCAGGCGGCGTACGGTGCTGTTCCTTGGGTGAGGTAGCCTCTGCTTGCCTGCCACATTTCTTGTGCTTGCATACGGACAGTATAGCGAAGCGAGACCTCATCTGCTATGATGGAGCCATGCAGTACGTTGATTTTCACGGACGGAAACTTTCCGTCATCGCGCTGGGATGTGACCATTACGGGGAGACCGTTACCACGGAAAACTCCATCGCCAACCTGAATCTGTACGTGGAGCGGGGCGGCAACATTCTGGATACGGCACGTGTCTACGGACAGGAGAAACCGCTGGAAAAATCCACCAGTGAAACGCTTCTTGGCCGCTGGATGGAAGAGACCAAAAACCGCGACAAGGTGTTTTTGATCACCAAAGGATGCCATCCGCTGAAGGAAGACACCCACCACAGCAGGGTGGACCGGACCAATCTTGCCGCCGACATCCAGGAAAGCCTTGAGGAGCTGAGGACGGATCATGTCGACCTGTGGTTCTACCACCGTGACCGGCCGGAGATTCCCGCCGACGAGTTGATCGACATGGCCAACGACGAGGTGTACGACAAAGGGTACGCCACGTTCCTTGGCGCGTCCAACTGGACAAGCGAACGGATCCAGAAGGCCAATGACTGGGCGAAAGCCCATGGAAAGCAGGGCTTCTCCATGAGCGAGATCCAGGCGAGCCTAGCCCACTGCGACGCCACCTGGTGGGGCGATGACACCATCCAGTTTCTGACCAAGGAGGAAGAGGCGTGGTATGCGAAGAGCGGCATGCCGGTGCTGGGGTTCGCCAGCCAGGCGAAAGGCATCTTCTCCAAACTGCTTTCCGGGCAGGAGGACAAGATATCAGCACGGGCACGGGAGCGGTTCCTCTCTCCTGAGAATCTGGCATTGGTCCCCAAAGTGAAAAAACTTTGTGAGAAATACGATGCGTCCCCCGCGGCCGTCACGCTGGCCTACCTGTTGAGCAAGCCGGTCCGGGTCATCCCTCTGGTGGGGTGTTCCAATCCCGTCCAGCTGGCCGATTCCCTCTCCCAGCCGGATCTCCGGTTGACGGAAGCGGAAATGGCCGACCTGTCACATTAACGGGGAGAACAGGCGAAGGAGGAAGCGGCCCAATCGGCGAAGCGTCGAGGTGGAGCGCACCTCCTCCATGCCAACCTGGTGGGAGAGCTCCATCGTCCGGCGCACATCCGCTTCCACGTTGGTGACG is a genomic window containing:
- a CDS encoding MMPL family transporter; protein product: MFFALSLSLDSSVEGMIPSDPQVEAIKREVWGEDDGQWPENIYFLAEGPGLFRPETLTAIDAVRAQLQELPQIGPEVSPFTFVTVTRKGTRLATVPLSPHQGNEPWTEAEAEEFRTRIQEDDMVRGLVTTPDGNGLLIYFSAASFGKDRTEIDQTISSIVHSLDPYCTVKVLGSTFFSDRLDHYLTNNLFLLLGLCLLVILLIYYLSFRAKRAVLIPFSVSVIGIIWTLGVMRLLGYEVTIVSVITPCMVLILGSSYSIHVISAYYAQFRKNPDMKDPVALVTTSMRGITQTIVAACLTTVVGFLSLLVTHIQAFREMGLSVALGIISCAILSLTYIPAWLSTISPPRPHQLKVIKEGTLSKVVDGVSGFVVRRWYVGLLVLLAICLSFVVVHDKIPVETDFISYFPKDDQYVQDALYFSTQMGSTDPHYISLEAPEGEERYFTRPEVLSQIFVFEEALRASDPDIVHILSFSQYAAFFNKAYTGKRETPTTPGMILALSKYLDVLQNRLGDNTVSMLMSQDGSRMTIAVRYWDSKKQTMQNLDAAKRLKQAIASHQVLLPPEVTVTDWGTTASSLKLVSQILYDQRLSTLLSFMLVFLIVCFQFRSLTYGLASMIPIMVGVMCSYGMMYLFGIPFDVVTTIFGSVTVGTGIDDAIHFLVRLREHRKAHSDQPFPVQVQHTILISGRPIILTSVSIILGMLMFGFASYTPIRYFRVSDGDRIAFHDTLHHLYPSRGDGGVPSVGTTMEKGDEMKGLFLYITAGKGHQTPAEALRDAMISLGHQAVSMDMFDLMQAPRIKQQIERNWRMMLRHPTQERLGDSLADTKFSGKLITTTLGLVPKMRDRVIAYVREYQPDFILGTHFLIGPMIAPIIRKFFPAIPVYAYAPDIFYYPIAGSASKYLDRVFVTSTIGRDWCYHLGFSGAQVSLCPFPLKKVIEETKPLPTKVARGKLGLKERFTILFNLGGEGIGNTRLVRVLAKRNFSFQVVILGTMSKDTGQAVRKVPPSLSFIPVVHPGLRHQHAGLAVRL
- a CDS encoding trp operon repressor; its protein translation is MENAMDDLIRLFAKTTNEQEMYKLFDELFTQAEQKDFALRWNLLQELYQGTPQREIAKKYHISLCKITRGSRILKQPNSFFKKILSDRFDDHLHL
- a CDS encoding ASCH domain-containing protein, with protein sequence MQAQEMWQASRGYLTQGTAPYAAWAFYGTDSEEVDLLAHLAAERVKQATTSRLSDYQGADDPLPQEGDHSVILDSRGEAVCVIVDEKVTVVPFGAVDAAYAAKEGEGDGSLAFWRTSPPEGVPRHH
- a CDS encoding aldo/keto reductase, translating into MQYVDFHGRKLSVIALGCDHYGETVTTENSIANLNLYVERGGNILDTARVYGQEKPLEKSTSETLLGRWMEETKNRDKVFLITKGCHPLKEDTHHSRVDRTNLAADIQESLEELRTDHVDLWFYHRDRPEIPADELIDMANDEVYDKGYATFLGASNWTSERIQKANDWAKAHGKQGFSMSEIQASLAHCDATWWGDDTIQFLTKEEEAWYAKSGMPVLGFASQAKGIFSKLLSGQEDKISARARERFLSPENLALVPKVKKLCEKYDASPAAVTLAYLLSKPVRVIPLVGCSNPVQLADSLSQPDLRLTEAEMADLSH